The Cryptomeria japonica unplaced genomic scaffold, Sugi_1.0 HiC_scaffold_1990, whole genome shotgun sequence nucleotide sequence TACTTTCTCCTTATGTTTATCCTCATCTTGTTGTTCTACTtcctattttttatatttatatgttcCTTATTTCTCAACAATGGCGGTTGTTTCTTATTGATACACCTTCAACTTATTTGTAGGTGTTTCCTCTCTACATATATTATCATTTCTTATTTTTATATTATCTTGTACAAATTATATTCTCTATTATGTGCTACAATGTAGTTTCTTTTTAACTATTGCTTCTTCCTATATTGGCATGTCTCACCTTTATTATTTGTATTTCTCATATGTAAGATGGATTCTATAAGTTCTACCTCTAGTGATTTaggtttctctatttttttttcaaagacTATAGTTTTCCTATTAAGGTGAGTTATGGTAATCATTTTTCTAATTCCTTTTTCCTTACTAGTTTGAGAATTTAAGAGTCTCTTATTTAAAATCTAGAAGATTCATGTGTTTGGGTGCTTATAATACCACACATTGTATGATACTTCAATTGGGGGTGGTGAATCTAAGATTCCTATCACTTCTAGTGTAGCTAGATCCTTTGATATTCCCCATTTCTTATGTAgcttttgtttatttttctttagTTCTCTTCAtacttttttttatgttatttatcCATGAATCCATAATTATGTAACAAATCTCTCTATATTGCGATAGTTAGGGAGAGTTAAAAATGCCACTATATTAAAAAGTCCTAGATCATTACTAATTTTGTAAGGTGTTTTTAATATTCAAGATACTCTTGGTTCTACTACCTCCATAAAAACATGATCCTTATCTACCATATAAGCTATATATAGTATATATTTCCTTACTACATCATAGAAATTCAATCCCTTGTCTATATATCTTTATGGAGGACCTTGAAGAAACCCTATTATACCCCATTATAAGAGGTTGCATTCTTAAAGTCATTGATATAAGACATTATTTATGTTGTAGTTCTAGAGTAATCCTTTAAGTGCATTCATAAAATAAAATGCTAAGCATATGGAAAAAGAGCCATTTTAAAATTGGTAGTGATCAAATATTCAAAGTTTTAGATAAATGTCCAAGTATATAACATTATAGTTTATAGTTTAAATATCCAAGTATATAACATTATAATCTTTACATATAATACATTAGACAAGCCAATGCTTTAGGAACTTCATCAAACTTGGAAAGATTGATATTGTGATCAATAATGCCTATAACAACTATTTTATTTGGTTTCTTTCCTAATTATAACTAAATCAATCGAACCAATAAATGTATAGCTTTATTGAATACAATCATGTGTATTGAGAGAAGATTAATCCCTAAGCCTTAGACAAACAAATTCTTTTTCAAAGCTCCATCTTAAATTCAAAacttatgaaatccaatacaactATTTTTTTGATTTCTAAGAATAATTTCCGAAACTATATTCCTCTCCTCAACAAAATCAACAAACACTGATTTGTCACCAATCATGTAAAAAGATGTTCCTTGGTCTAAAATATATCCTTTGTAACTTAAAGTACCCCTTCCATGATTTGGTTTATAATTATTTTTGTTGTTCCTTAAGAGGCAATTgccaaaatattatgattttaagcTAGGTAATCTTTTTCCTTGTTCTATATAGACTTGCTACAATTTATGCTTATATTTAGCCAATAGGATTTTTCTAGGTGGGCAACACCCCACCAAAAGTGTCTCATGCATGTCAAAAAGGCTCTGATGCTGAGTTTGTTTTGATTAATTTTCTATTGGTGGGAATATTTTGGGGTTGCTGAGCATGCTTGTTTATAAAGTAATATGTTATTTAAAACCATTAAATTCATCCAACTGTCACCTCAAATAATTTGATGGAACCATATGTTTTTAAAAAGACCCACTAAATACTAAATTGGTACATTATTTTGTCGTTCAACAAAAACACTTACATTTACCTTGATTCAAATAAAAATATCGATTTGTTTAGTAGGTGAGAAGATTCTCATGTAGGCAAGAAGACCTTTCTATAAAGAAAAAAAACATTTGACTTGTTAAAATAATAACATTCGTTAAGCCTATGCATGATAGGGAGATGCCACACCAATGTTTACATGGTTTTTAGAAGATTGAAACTTACTATGCCAATGTTTATTGCCTCCATAAAAAATGTCTATGCATTTCACAATTAATGAAACATGGCATTCATTTATTCAGTTAAAGTTGATTTTGGAtctaaaacaaattttttttatcacAAATAAATCTTTCGAAAACAAAATAATTGACTtccaattatttatttgatttttatgtctTTTCTTAGGAAGGAGTTTAGGAAGGAGTTTactaattcttctatttattttgTTTCCTTAAGAGCCATTCTCAAAAGATTCATTATACATgagaaataaattatttacaatCAAATTTAAATCATCTTAACAAATCTCACTTAGCAAGCCATCAATGCTAGATGATTTAGCATTTTTTAGAAAGTGCATAGCCTTGAGAATATCATCTTTGTTTAGCTTATTAGACTCTTTATTGACATTTTTAAGGATAATATTCTTACACATCTctttatgatattttatttccCACATTCTCAATGATTCTGATAGTTCTAATATTTTTAACAACATTTGTTGGGCTTCACAAAGTATTATTAGTTTAATTTAAGATAGTAATGCTTATAGAAAGATTAAAAATAAAGTCTAATTTTAAATCTATAGATAATTTAAGAATTGaaataattagaaataaatattgagatttaaattttttttcataataTTATTTTGCAAGCACGTCTAGTCAATAGAATAATTATGTCAAAACAatagataatttaaaaataagttgaaaactaaaatctaaattaaaaagaaactttctattattattttttattatgactAGATAAcacataatttaaaaataagttaaagactaaaatctaaattaaaaagaaactttctattttatatatataaagaaacaAATCTAATTTAAAAAGCAACTTCctactattattatttattaaatgtaaaaaacaattatatttttaaatctatattttaaaaaacttctaatttaaaaaaatatgtttttaaatctatatttaaaaaaaaacttatatttttattttttttgtatgcaaatcatttcatattctaaacaAGGctctaaaatttatatttttaaatctaaatttaaaaactTCTAtgtttttcatgcaaatcatttcatattctaaaataagactaaattgcaataaatataaaccatatgaaattaattaacCTATGTTAAGGGTAAATatttgtaaaaattgatatctctcAACGTcatctacataaattttatttatagaatataggtatgctagtttataGTACACATCATTGTGTCCTGAATTTCTCTCACTATTGACTTTACGTTCCATttcatctttaaaaaaattaaaaaataagatcgACAAAGATTTTTaaaatgatttctttaataaatatcTATAAACCACTCTTACCTAAACATTTTGAATCAAATTTACGCTTGCCATCAAAGACCAATTTCTTCTCACTACTATTAGAAACAAATATTGAAATTTAAACCttttttttatgatattattttcCAAACATGTATAGTCAATAGCACACTTTATAGTACACGTCTTTGTGTTCAAAATTTCAAACACTATTGATTTTACCTTCCATTTCATCttaaaaacaattttaaaatagAAACGACAAAGAtggttgaaaaattaaaaaaaaaaaataaatttctaaACCACTCATACCtaaacattttgcatcaaatttaagctTGCATCATCCACACAATCTTAGGATAGACGCTACAAAGACTGCGTGTATTTTCTCTCCGACGACCAAGTCATTTCGCGGAAAGCTttctaatatatatcttttcaagtGTATTTAGGCATATGCACTCACTGGTTTAGCAATAGTTGAGCGTTAATTTACTCTGAAGGAGCTCAAATTGTCAGACGTATGCAGGTGAAGATTCATTTCACAGAGCTCAAATTTTcagatgtgtaaaggtgcatttgCACCGTCCCGTACAAAAGAACCAACTAGAAATTTGAGCatcttttagggatttttttttgggAAATGACTCTTATTTGATGGCACTAACACTTCAGAAATTTCTGATTATAATTCTCTCGGAGATTCTTGTTGCTGTCCTTGTTGCTTTGATTTTTGCATTTCTATTCTGGCAGAGGCGTCGGCTAAGACCGACCCAGAGGTGTGCAGCGTCGTCGGATGCACTGCGTCCGCAAAGGTGGGCCCAAAGGTTCACTCACAACCAGGTGAAGACCGCAACCAGCAATTTCAGACATAAGTTGGGGAGCGGCGGATTCGGCACAGTGTTCAAAGGAACTCTACCAGACGGTACGCTTGTAGCCGTAAAGAAACTGGAGAGTTCAAAGCAATGTGAAAAGCAATTCCGAGCGGAAATCAACTCTGTGGGAATCATAAATCATGCGAATTTGGTGAGGCTTAGAGGATTTTGTGCACAAGGATCGCGAAGGTTACTGGTTTATGATTACATGCCCAACGgctctctaaattcttttcttttcacCAATAATTCGAAACACCAATCGAAGATACTGGATTGGAGAACCCGATTTGAGATTGCATTGGGTACTGCAAGAGGATTACTTTATCTCCATGAGCAATGCAGCGATCGCATCATTCACGGCGACATAAAGCCCGAAAACATTCTGCTAGATAAGGATTTTATTCCCAAGTTGGGGGATTTTGGCTTAGCAAAGCTTGTGGGTAGAGATTTCAGCAAGGTGGTAACTGCTACGAGAGGAACGAGAGGATACTTGGCTCCTGAATGGCTCTCTGGCCTTCCCATCACTCCCAAGGTTGATGTCTACAGTTTCGGCATGACTCTCTTGGAAATTATATCTGGCCGGAGAAATCTGGACCTAAATGTGCAAGAATCAAGTAGGTACTACTTTCCAGCCTGGGTTAAAGAGCAAATTTGTGAGAGAAACATGATAAATATTGTGGATAAAAGGATTGCAAGTGATGCAGATGTGGAAGAGGTGAGAAGATCTGCCCTGGTAAGTTTGTTATGCATTCAAAATGATGAGAAGGCCAGACCGAACATGGCACAAGTGGTGCTGATGCTTCAAGGTAAGACAGAGCCTCACGCCTCACAGATTCCAAGCGTGACCAACCAGCGAGTAGAAGACCGACGGAACACTGATGGCGATGGCGATTATAGCGATACCGATTGCATTGTTTGAAATTACATGAGCGCTTGGTCAAGCTTAAATAATGTCCGTATATGTTATTTTCGTTTCACTTGTTTGGAGAGCCAATAAAGATGTAGGAGAAGAAAGTAGAATTGTCTGTTTGACCTTGGGTGTGAGAGAGTGTGATGGAGTATTGTGATTTTTTCTTAGGAGGAAAAATGAAATGTATGGGTCCCTTTCTTGATGTAAATTTTTAAAGGTAATGGTATTGAATTTAATGTTCATTAGTTTTGTACACCAGCAATATATTAACATTGATGAAAGAGGAAGAAATGGATTATCTTATTCAGTTTAAGAAGTATATGTTGAATGAAAGGATTTTAATGGTTTAATACGCATAtgttaaatgaatggattattaatcattgttttttttaaataaggtTGATATGTTTATATGTTTAAAGGTGAAATTTATTTATTCATGTCATTTTTTCATTAGTTTTAGATCTACTTTTATGAAGTGTTCTAAATATAAGTGCATATTAACAGGTGACAAATTCTTGTTGTTATTTTAGTCTACTCtgtaatgattaaatatatgtttCACATTCATTAGTGGTGCAAGAGCACTTAAGGTTTAGTCAATGTGTCAATTTGgtgttttgagtcttaggagttagggttaggtttattttgattcaataaggtccgttgagaccatttgtaatgttatttcatgtttttggatCTATTTGTCAAAACTGGAGTCATGATTTTTAAATTTGTAAAGTTactcaaaatgttatcatttttgtTATCGGGATAAGCTATACCAATAAGATGTCATTGGGATAAAAAGTTGTCATTACTGTTATCGAGATAGGTTAAACCAATAAGGGTATCATTATTGTGGTTATCGGGATAGTTTATACTATTGATTTTGCAAAATCTTGTTCAGTCGACTTCGAATAGTTATTTCGATAAAGTATCAATATAGGCATTAGGATAGTTAAGCCAATATGCATCATTGTGGTGGAAAGCTGTCATCGGAATAGCTAATCCGATAAGGTTGTCATCACTATAATTTACACTATCGGGATTACAAAATGTTGTTCAGCCGACTTCGATGGGTTATACCAATAGACCTTCAAATGTTTTGTTCAGCATAAGCTATACCGATATGAGTGATATCAGGGTAGGTTGTTCTGTCAAAATTACATGAAATATTTACTTTGCCTTGAAGAGTTATTATGATGAGCgatcaaaaagttcatgattgaaGTTACTAATCTAACATCGGCACCCAACATTGATTTAGCATATCAACATTGCTATTCTGACACCTGTGTCCAACAACGACTCATCAGTTTTTGAATTTGAACAGTCATGCAATCCAATGGTCACAGTGGGAAAATTCAAgtttggtataaattgtatgagCAACGAGTAGAGAacgagaggtagagagagagagagaactgggGGAATTCTGCAATGTAAACtcagtgtttttaaaaaaaaaaaattgaaatcattgGCTCTGTGTTGAAATCTTATTTTCTACAATTCGTTCTGTTTCT carries:
- the LOC131053195 gene encoding G-type lectin S-receptor-like serine/threonine-protein kinase At2g19130 → MALTLQKFLIIILSEILVAVLVALIFAFLFWQRRRLRPTQRCAASSDALRPQRWAQRFTHNQVKTATSNFRHKLGSGGFGTVFKGTLPDGTLVAVKKLESSKQCEKQFRAEINSVGIINHANLVRLRGFCAQGSRRLLVYDYMPNGSLNSFLFTNNSKHQSKILDWRTRFEIALGTARGLLYLHEQCSDRIIHGDIKPENILLDKDFIPKLGDFGLAKLVGRDFSKVVTATRGTRGYLAPEWLSGLPITPKVDVYSFGMTLLEIISGRRNLDLNVQESSRYYFPAWVKEQICERNMINIVDKRIASDADVEEVRRSALVSLLCIQNDEKARPNMAQVVLMLQGKTEPHASQIPSVTNQRVEDRRNTDGDGDYSDTDCIV